The following coding sequences are from one Leptolyngbya sp. NIES-3755 window:
- a CDS encoding hypothetical protein (conserved hypothetical protein;~similar to AA sequence:cyanobase_aa:LBDG_52580), producing the protein MNSAVSLLRATSYDLTELRAALETLLEPLGGMSTIVKPGDRVLLKPNLLTGARPGKECVTRPEIVYCVAKMVQEAGGKPFLGDSPAFGSAQGVAKASGYLPLIESIDLPIVEFKGKRYETIGEEFNHLLLCKEAIEADVVINLPKVKSHMQLTVTMGVKNLFGCVPGKMKAWWHMEAGKDQSRFGTMLVETARTIDPDLTIVDGIIGHEGNGPSGGEPRELGVLGASRDVFALDRSIVEILRVDPATVPTIVESQRLGLCSSIDEIEFPNLHPSELQIADWRLPDKLMPIDFGAPRVLKSTFKHLYIRFIKEPMTAYR; encoded by the coding sequence ATGAATTCTGCTGTTAGTTTGCTGCGGGCGACTTCCTACGATTTGACTGAATTGCGGGCGGCATTGGAAACGCTGCTGGAACCGTTGGGTGGCATGAGTACGATCGTTAAACCCGGCGATCGCGTTTTATTAAAGCCGAATCTGCTCACGGGTGCTCGTCCAGGAAAAGAATGTGTCACTCGCCCTGAAATCGTTTACTGTGTGGCGAAAATGGTGCAGGAGGCGGGTGGCAAGCCGTTTCTTGGAGATAGTCCTGCGTTTGGAAGTGCTCAAGGAGTTGCGAAAGCTAGCGGATATTTGCCGCTGATTGAATCGATCGACTTACCGATCGTAGAATTCAAAGGAAAACGCTACGAAACGATCGGCGAAGAGTTCAATCATTTGTTGCTGTGTAAAGAAGCGATCGAGGCGGATGTCGTGATTAACTTGCCGAAAGTGAAATCGCACATGCAATTGACGGTCACAATGGGCGTGAAGAATCTATTCGGCTGTGTTCCGGGCAAGATGAAAGCTTGGTGGCACATGGAAGCTGGAAAGGATCAATCACGATTTGGCACGATGTTGGTCGAAACTGCGAGAACGATCGATCCAGATTTGACGATCGTAGATGGCATTATCGGGCATGAGGGAAATGGTCCGAGTGGCGGAGAACCGAGAGAATTGGGCGTGTTAGGAGCTTCGCGGGATGTGTTCGCACTCGATCGCTCGATTGTTGAAATTCTCCGAGTCGATCCAGCAACAGTTCCCACGATCGTAGAAAGTCAGCGGTTGGGATTGTGTTCGTCGATCGATGAAATCGAATTTCCGAATCTGCATCCAAGTGAATTGCAAATTGCAGACTGGCGACTCCCTGATAAATTGATGCCGATCGATTTTGGTGCGCCTCGTGTGCTCAAATCGACCTTTAAGCATCTGTACATTCGATTTATCAAAGAACCGATGACCGCTTACCGTTAA